A window of the Candidatus Jettenia caeni genome harbors these coding sequences:
- a CDS encoding 3-deoxy-manno-octulosonate cytidylyltransferase, whose protein sequence is MGKELSAVVIIPARYASTRLPGKLILPEAKAITGRYIIEHVYQNVKQSQRISRVIVATDSQLIYDIVKGFGGDAEMTSLSHISGTDRIAEVASRLDANVIVNVQGDEPEVDAAMVDQVFDTLIKDDKAAMATLANTITNASELSNPNVVKVVLDRYGYALYFSRSQIPYVRDSKDPMNERGALFLRHLGIYAYQRNFLLEYTKLPASPLEDLEKLEQLRALFNGYKIKVAITNYTSHGIDTRDDLTAFMGKYKHD, encoded by the coding sequence TTGGGTAAAGAATTGAGTGCGGTTGTTATTATTCCTGCAAGGTATGCATCTACGAGACTCCCTGGGAAATTAATCCTGCCAGAAGCCAAAGCTATTACCGGAAGATATATCATAGAGCACGTCTACCAGAATGTAAAACAGTCACAACGAATTAGCAGGGTAATTGTTGCTACAGATAGTCAATTGATATACGACATTGTTAAAGGATTTGGCGGAGATGCAGAGATGACCTCTTTATCGCATATCTCGGGAACAGATAGAATTGCAGAGGTAGCAAGTCGGTTGGATGCAAACGTTATCGTAAATGTACAGGGAGACGAACCGGAGGTAGATGCGGCAATGGTAGATCAGGTCTTTGATACTTTGATAAAGGACGATAAAGCTGCTATGGCTACCCTTGCAAATACCATAACAAATGCCTCAGAATTATCGAATCCAAATGTGGTAAAGGTTGTGCTTGATCGTTATGGATATGCGCTTTATTTTTCTCGTTCACAGATCCCGTATGTGCGAGATAGTAAAGATCCGATGAATGAGCGGGGAGCCCTATTTCTGAGGCATCTTGGTATTTATGCGTATCAGAGAAATTTTTTATTAGAATACACGAAACTGCCGGCTTCGCCTTTGGAAGATCTTGAGAAGCTAGAGCAGCTCAGGGCGCTCTTTAACGGCTATAAGATAAAGGTAGCAATTACGAACTATACATCCCATGGTATTGACACGAGGGATGATTTGACAGCGTTTATGGGAAAATATAAACATGACTAA
- a CDS encoding CTP synthase produces MTKHIFVTGGVVSSLGKGLNSASMGMLLESRGLKVRLQKFDPYVNIDPGTMSPYEHGEVYVTEDGAETDLDLGHYERFTNTETNRYCNFTTGSIYYSVIMKERKGEYLGKTVQVIPHITNEIMECIQKLDGPDTDVVISEIGGIVGDIENQPFLEAIRQFGQKVGRENVLYIHLTLIPYLSAAEEIKTKPTQHSVGMLRQAGIQPDIIICRTEKHLSAEVKEKLSLFCNVDKNAIIEEKDVKPYLYEIPLILVEQGLDKLIIQKLSLKTNGDNIDKWLSILETLKNPSQATEIAIVGKYIGHQSAYESIYESLIHGGVGNSARVKVRRVESMDIEKNGVKSYLEGVAGILVPGGFGERGVEGKIEAIRYARENKIPFFGICLGMQCATIEFARNVCNLKGANSTEFDINTVHPVISLLEEQRKVSSKGGTMRLGAQPCVLQVNTKAFQAYGRRDISERHRHRYEFNNTYKEIFLSKGMIFSGHSPNEQLVEIIELKDHPWFVCVQFHPEFKSKPINPHPLFKEFIRAAIGFYKENN; encoded by the coding sequence ATGACTAAACACATATTTGTTACTGGCGGTGTGGTCTCTTCGCTTGGTAAGGGCCTCAATTCTGCCTCTATGGGGATGTTATTAGAAAGCAGGGGATTGAAGGTAAGACTTCAGAAATTTGATCCCTATGTGAATATAGATCCGGGAACTATGAGCCCTTATGAGCATGGGGAAGTATATGTAACTGAGGACGGCGCCGAGACAGACCTTGATTTGGGGCATTATGAGCGGTTTACAAACACCGAGACGAACAGGTATTGCAATTTTACGACCGGTTCAATTTACTACTCCGTTATTATGAAAGAACGTAAAGGGGAATATTTAGGGAAGACAGTGCAGGTGATTCCCCATATTACCAATGAGATTATGGAGTGTATACAAAAGCTGGACGGGCCCGATACGGATGTCGTTATATCTGAAATTGGCGGTATCGTGGGAGATATAGAAAATCAACCATTTCTTGAAGCTATAAGGCAATTTGGTCAAAAGGTCGGCAGAGAAAATGTGCTGTATATTCACCTGACGCTTATCCCTTATCTCAGTGCTGCCGAGGAGATAAAAACAAAACCAACACAGCATAGCGTGGGGATGTTGCGACAGGCGGGTATTCAGCCTGATATAATTATTTGCAGGACTGAAAAGCACTTGAGTGCAGAGGTAAAAGAGAAGTTATCTCTTTTCTGCAATGTGGATAAGAATGCAATTATTGAGGAGAAAGATGTAAAACCCTATCTCTATGAAATACCGCTCATTCTTGTTGAGCAGGGCTTAGATAAGCTTATTATCCAGAAATTAAGTTTAAAGACAAATGGCGATAATATTGATAAGTGGTTATCGATACTAGAGACACTAAAAAATCCAAGCCAAGCCACAGAAATTGCTATTGTAGGGAAATATATAGGTCATCAATCGGCGTACGAGTCTATTTATGAATCTCTGATACATGGGGGGGTAGGCAATAGTGCACGTGTAAAGGTACGCAGGGTAGAATCCATGGATATAGAAAAAAACGGAGTTAAGTCGTATCTTGAAGGGGTCGCAGGTATCCTTGTGCCGGGTGGATTTGGTGAGCGTGGCGTTGAAGGAAAGATTGAGGCGATACGATATGCGAGGGAAAACAAGATTCCCTTTTTTGGAATTTGTCTCGGGATGCAATGTGCAACCATTGAGTTTGCAAGAAATGTATGTAATTTGAAGGGAGCAAATAGCACAGAGTTTGATATAAATACAGTCCATCCGGTAATTAGTTTATTAGAAGAGCAGCGCAAGGTATCTTCCAAGGGAGGGACTATGAGGTTAGGCGCCCAGCCTTGTGTTCTGCAGGTGAATACAAAGGCGTTTCAGGCGTATGGAAGACGGGATATATCGGAACGCCATCGGCATAGATACGAATTTAATAATACCTATAAAGAGATATTTTTATCTAAGGGCATGATCTTCAGCGGCCATTCACCGAATGAACAATTGGTAGAGATTATTGAACTTAAGGATCATCCATGGTTTGTATGTGTACAGTTTCATCCTGAATTTAAGTCAAAGCCTATAAATCCCCATCCGCTATTCAAAGAATTTATACGGGCTGCTATCGGCTTTTACAAAGAAAACAATTAA
- a CDS encoding ribose-phosphate pyrophosphokinase: MDKKRKLEEINNLKIFSGNANSVLAEKICEHLSIRLGNAYVGRFPDGEIDLKVNEDVRGADVFLVQPTCPPVNENLAELLIFIDCLKRASAARITAVLPYYGYARKDRKDEGRVPITAKLVANLITESGADRVLTVDLHAAQIQGFFDIPVDHLLAFPVLSKYFERLKSEDLVVVTPDVGGIKLARNYSKKLGIKMAIVDKRRVGPEETQIGFVIGDVNNKDVIMIDDLIATGGSIVQAANVLKERGAKDIYVGATHPVFCGSAVEKLSAAPIKEIIVTDTIPLTEKAKSCHDKIKVLSISELLGDAIMRIHRHESVSSLFV; the protein is encoded by the coding sequence ATGGATAAAAAAAGAAAGCTCGAAGAGATAAATAATTTAAAGATATTTTCGGGGAATGCAAATTCTGTATTGGCAGAGAAAATTTGCGAACATTTATCAATTCGTCTGGGTAATGCATACGTAGGTCGTTTCCCGGATGGAGAAATTGATCTGAAGGTAAACGAGGATGTCCGTGGCGCTGATGTGTTTCTTGTACAGCCGACATGTCCTCCGGTAAATGAAAATTTAGCAGAATTGCTTATATTTATAGACTGTTTAAAAAGGGCATCAGCAGCACGTATTACGGCGGTATTGCCCTATTATGGGTATGCCAGAAAAGACAGAAAAGACGAGGGCCGTGTACCAATAACAGCAAAATTAGTGGCAAATCTTATCACAGAGTCAGGCGCTGATCGCGTGCTTACCGTTGATTTGCATGCAGCTCAAATACAGGGGTTTTTTGATATACCTGTAGACCATTTGCTTGCTTTTCCCGTACTCTCGAAGTATTTTGAAAGGCTAAAATCAGAAGATCTGGTAGTGGTAACACCTGATGTGGGTGGAATAAAACTGGCTAGAAATTATTCCAAAAAACTGGGAATAAAAATGGCTATTGTCGATAAACGAAGGGTAGGGCCTGAAGAAACACAAATTGGCTTTGTTATAGGAGATGTAAATAATAAGGATGTAATAATGATTGATGATTTAATTGCTACCGGCGGTTCCATTGTTCAGGCAGCAAATGTACTAAAAGAAAGGGGTGCAAAGGATATTTATGTCGGCGCTACCCATCCTGTATTTTGCGGAAGCGCCGTAGAAAAGCTTTCTGCTGCGCCGATAAAAGAGATTATTGTAACCGATACGATACCGCTTACGGAAAAGGCAAAAAGTTGTCATGATAAAATTAAGGTATTATCAATTTCTGAGCTTTTAGGAGATGCGATTATGAGGATTCATCGGCACGAGTCCGTGAGTTCTCTCTTTGTTTAA
- a CDS encoding chromosome partitioning protein, with the protein MSKKEKLSRSLQSLLGGVIGIEGEIEQASVVKLNPEDIQPNNLQPRDIFREDEMQGLIESIKKYGILQPIIVRPIPHGYMLIAGERRWRAAKQVGLKEIPAIIRYTDELSNLEIALIENIQREDLNPIEKARAFRELTNKFGLTQEQVAKAMGKDRSSITNYIRLLDLPEEIQENVSRGTVSMGHARALVSIQEKEMQLDLLERILKEGLSVRTVEEIVSMGKVPRTGKSTSPKEKSPPHIEDLEDRFRRFFGTKVTIKERNGKGKIMIVFHTNDEFIRITNALGIHP; encoded by the coding sequence ATGTCAAAAAAGGAAAAACTTAGCCGCAGCCTCCAGTCTCTCCTCGGAGGTGTTATTGGAATAGAAGGAGAGATAGAGCAGGCCTCCGTTGTAAAACTGAACCCTGAAGACATCCAGCCAAACAATCTTCAGCCCAGAGACATCTTTCGTGAAGATGAGATGCAAGGGCTCATTGAATCCATAAAAAAATATGGCATTTTGCAGCCTATCATTGTAAGACCGATACCACACGGATACATGCTCATTGCTGGTGAACGCCGATGGCGGGCAGCAAAACAGGTCGGACTAAAAGAAATTCCTGCAATAATTCGGTATACAGACGAATTAAGTAATCTTGAAATTGCCTTGATAGAAAATATTCAAAGGGAAGACCTCAATCCAATCGAAAAAGCCCGAGCATTCCGAGAATTAACGAATAAATTTGGACTTACCCAGGAACAGGTTGCAAAGGCTATGGGAAAAGATCGTAGCTCTATAACAAACTATATCAGACTATTAGATTTGCCTGAGGAAATTCAAGAGAATGTTTCACGTGGAACAGTATCTATGGGGCACGCAAGGGCGCTAGTATCTATTCAAGAAAAAGAAATGCAGTTAGATCTCCTTGAACGCATTCTAAAAGAGGGACTCTCTGTAAGAACGGTAGAAGAGATTGTCTCTATGGGAAAAGTACCCAGGACTGGCAAATCAACTTCCCCAAAAGAAAAATCTCCTCCACATATAGAAGACCTGGAAGACCGATTCAGGAGATTTTTCGGAACAAAGGTCACTATTAAGGAAAGGAACGGCAAGGGGAAAATTATGATTGTATTTCACACGAATGATGAATTTATCCGGATTACCAATGCCTTAGGAATTCATCCTTAA
- a CDS encoding dihydroxy-acid dehydratase has translation MRSDTITKGLERVPARALLYATGLSREDLGKPFIGIASSFTDLIPGHVHMRSLERAIEKGIHAGGGISFIFGVPGICDGIAMGHDGMRYSLASRDLIADIIECVVSAHCLDGLIMLTNCDKITPGMLMGIARLDIPGIVVTAGPMISGRYGKQKLSLVKDTFEAVGRRRRGEINDNELSCLEMDACPGPGSCQGLYTANTMACVSEALGMSLPRCAASLAISSEKERIAYKSGQQVVGLVRNGVTARKIMIQKAFENAIMVDMALGGSTNSCLHIPAIAKEAGIEMDLKLFDTISARTPHITSLQPGGEYLLEDLYYAGGIPAVMKRLYNDLHDCSTVSGLSIKEIAKAAEICDGDIIQTKEKAYHKEGGIAILYGNLAPDGAVVKQSAVSEKMMRFRGTAKVFDSEEVAMKAIMGSQISKGTVVVIRYEGPRGGPGMREMLAPTAALVGMGLDESVALITDGRFSGGTQGPCIGHVSPEAMIGGPIALVEDGDEITIDIPNRKLDLHVTEAVLAQRKTRWAPPKPRITRGLLARYAKCVTSADKGAVLMAD, from the coding sequence TTGCGAAGTGACACAATTACAAAGGGCCTCGAGCGGGTTCCGGCCCGGGCGCTCTTATATGCAACAGGTTTGAGCAGGGAAGATTTGGGAAAACCCTTTATAGGAATAGCAAGTAGTTTTACAGACCTTATTCCCGGACATGTGCATATGCGGTCTTTGGAAAGGGCGATTGAAAAGGGGATTCATGCCGGTGGTGGTATTAGCTTCATCTTTGGTGTGCCTGGTATTTGTGATGGGATTGCAATGGGGCATGATGGTATGCGTTATTCGCTTGCTTCCAGGGACCTTATTGCTGATATTATCGAATGCGTAGTGAGCGCCCATTGTTTGGATGGGCTGATAATGCTGACAAATTGCGATAAGATTACCCCTGGTATGTTGATGGGTATTGCCCGGTTAGATATACCGGGAATTGTTGTAACGGCTGGGCCTATGATCTCCGGACGTTATGGAAAGCAAAAGTTATCGTTAGTGAAGGATACCTTTGAAGCAGTGGGAAGGCGACGGAGAGGCGAGATTAATGACAATGAGTTATCCTGTTTGGAGATGGATGCTTGTCCGGGGCCTGGTTCCTGCCAGGGGCTCTATACGGCCAATACTATGGCTTGTGTGTCTGAAGCGCTTGGAATGTCATTGCCGAGGTGTGCTGCGTCATTAGCAATTTCTTCCGAAAAGGAGCGGATTGCATATAAAAGCGGGCAGCAGGTGGTAGGGCTTGTGAGAAATGGTGTTACTGCCAGAAAAATTATGATTCAAAAAGCATTTGAAAATGCTATTATGGTTGACATGGCGTTAGGCGGTTCTACAAATAGCTGTTTACACATTCCCGCCATTGCAAAAGAGGCTGGCATAGAGATGGATCTGAAATTGTTTGATACAATCAGTGCGAGAACTCCTCATATAACGAGCTTACAGCCAGGCGGTGAATACTTACTGGAGGATTTATATTATGCTGGCGGTATCCCGGCGGTTATGAAGCGTTTGTATAATGATCTGCACGATTGCTCAACGGTGAGCGGCTTAAGCATAAAGGAAATTGCAAAAGCGGCGGAAATTTGCGATGGAGATATTATTCAAACAAAAGAAAAAGCATATCACAAAGAAGGTGGAATTGCCATTTTATATGGAAATTTAGCTCCTGATGGCGCTGTGGTTAAACAGAGTGCTGTATCAGAAAAGATGATGCGGTTCCGTGGTACGGCAAAAGTATTCGATAGTGAAGAAGTTGCAATGAAGGCAATTATGGGTTCGCAAATCAGCAAAGGTACTGTAGTGGTAATACGCTACGAGGGGCCACGCGGGGGGCCTGGAATGAGAGAGATGTTGGCTCCTACAGCGGCGCTTGTGGGTATGGGTTTAGATGAATCTGTAGCATTAATTACTGATGGCCGATTTTCGGGAGGAACTCAGGGTCCCTGTATTGGCCACGTATCTCCGGAGGCAATGATTGGCGGGCCTATCGCGCTGGTAGAGGATGGCGATGAAATAACTATCGATATTCCAAATCGGAAATTAGATTTGCATGTAACGGAGGCAGTGCTTGCACAACGCAAGACAAGATGGGCGCCTCCTAAACCAAGGATAACCCGAGGCCTGTTAGCTCGATATGCAAAATGTGTAACATCTGCGGATAAAGGGGCTGTGTTAATGGCGGACTAA
- a CDS encoding UDP-N-acetylglucosamine pyrophosphorylase, which translates to MRKTTAIILAAGKGTRMRSSRPKALHEVCGTPLLGYVIEAVQDAGVSQIIVVAGDKKESVKDNLKKMSVEIAEQYEQLGTAHAVMSARHLLPNRTDAIIVLNGDTPLVKPQTLKKLITINTGTEADVTLLTACLDKPRGYGRISRDLHGGIKGIIEESEANAEGLKIKEINGFQSDTTSFVEG; encoded by the coding sequence ATGAGAAAGACCACAGCAATCATACTTGCCGCGGGAAAAGGAACACGTATGCGGTCGTCGAGACCCAAAGCACTGCACGAGGTATGTGGCACGCCCCTTTTAGGATATGTGATTGAAGCTGTACAGGATGCCGGGGTCTCGCAAATAATCGTTGTTGCAGGAGATAAAAAAGAATCAGTAAAAGATAATCTTAAAAAGATGTCCGTTGAAATTGCAGAGCAGTATGAGCAATTAGGAACCGCACACGCCGTCATGTCTGCTAGACACCTTCTTCCAAACAGGACGGATGCTATCATAGTATTGAATGGTGATACTCCTCTCGTCAAGCCTCAAACGTTGAAGAAATTAATTACTATAAATACCGGGACAGAAGCAGATGTAACATTATTAACAGCTTGCCTGGATAAACCACGGGGATATGGCAGGATTTCCAGAGATTTACACGGCGGTATAAAAGGGATTATAGAAGAAAGTGAGGCGAATGCAGAGGGGTTAAAAATTAAAGAAATTAATGGATTCCAGAGTGATACTACCTCTTTCGTAGAAGGATAA
- a CDS encoding putative metallophosphoesterase, producing the protein MIYGIIGDIHSNYDALTAVINELQLEQVDKILCVGDIIGYAAEPVKCIDLLRELNCISVAGNHDYAVVGKFPLGYFHADARAAVLWTAKQLSDEHISFLENLPLIEELEGITLVHGALNHPEFFDYIITGPDAQLNLDILKTPVCFYGHTHVPLGIFLDKGGNMHIDRGNVFDLNGAEKALINVGSVGQPRDWDLRASCAIYYVEEKMVKIKRVKYNINEAVEKIYSAHLPGINALRLREHII; encoded by the coding sequence TTGATCTACGGTATAATAGGCGATATTCATAGTAATTATGATGCCTTAACGGCGGTTATTAATGAGCTTCAGCTAGAACAAGTCGATAAGATATTATGTGTCGGAGATATTATTGGCTATGCCGCTGAACCAGTAAAGTGCATAGATTTGCTCCGTGAGCTAAATTGTATAAGCGTAGCCGGGAACCACGATTATGCCGTGGTGGGGAAATTTCCTCTAGGTTATTTCCACGCTGATGCAAGAGCTGCCGTTTTATGGACAGCAAAACAACTTTCCGATGAGCATATAAGCTTTTTGGAAAATTTACCCTTAATTGAAGAATTAGAGGGTATTACTCTTGTCCACGGAGCATTAAACCACCCGGAATTTTTTGATTATATAATAACAGGTCCTGATGCACAATTAAATCTCGATATTTTAAAAACACCGGTTTGTTTCTATGGCCATACTCATGTGCCGTTAGGAATTTTTTTAGACAAAGGAGGGAATATGCATATTGATAGAGGGAATGTTTTTGACTTAAATGGCGCAGAAAAGGCGCTGATAAACGTAGGAAGCGTAGGACAGCCACGGGATTGGGATCTCAGGGCTTCTTGTGCTATTTACTACGTAGAAGAGAAGATGGTAAAGATTAAGCGCGTAAAATATAACATTAACGAAGCCGTAGAGAAGATATACTCAGCGCATTTACCAGGGATAAACGCCTTGCGGTTAAGAGAACATATTATTTAA
- a CDS encoding D-3-phosphoglycerate dehydrogenase has translation MLVLIADELPDICIEILEKAGLEVLKKPGIKADELKTIIHSCDGIILRSGTKITAALLENAQKLKAVCRAGVGVDNVDVSAATKKGIVVMNTPEGNITSTAEHTVALLFSLSRFIPQACSSVKAGKWERKQYTGFQIAGKTIGIIGLGRVGRQVAKRAKALEMKVIGYDPFISQEITSQYSINITRNLKELLSQADYITIHVPFNSETKNLIRQPEFSCMKKGVRIINCARGGIISEEDLYNAIKNGQVAGAAIDVFDVEPPVGNKLLELDQVIATPHLGASTEEAQFAVAVEAAEQMADALTGRGFRNAVNLPPYNPEEYINLKPYIILAEKMGSLLIQIAKENIRAIHITYTGEICKKNVRLVTDSLLVGLLKPSLEDGVNLVSAPILLAERGIKVDVTTSNIISDFTSLVTAKITTAKDELVISGAVFGKNEPRIVDINGYGVEASLNEHMLVLFGKDKPGLIGDIGSLLGRKKINIAQMAFGRKEIGGNAITILNVDALLPVECLREIEKLGHIESAHLIHL, from the coding sequence ATGCTGGTTCTGATTGCAGATGAACTTCCCGATATATGTATTGAAATACTTGAAAAAGCTGGCCTTGAGGTTTTAAAAAAACCCGGCATAAAAGCAGATGAATTAAAAACAATCATCCACTCCTGTGATGGAATTATCTTACGCAGTGGCACAAAGATTACAGCGGCCTTACTTGAAAATGCTCAAAAATTAAAGGCGGTTTGCCGTGCTGGAGTCGGAGTTGATAACGTAGATGTTTCCGCTGCTACCAAAAAAGGTATCGTAGTCATGAATACACCGGAAGGGAATATTACTTCAACCGCCGAACATACGGTGGCCTTACTATTTTCTCTTTCACGTTTTATACCACAGGCATGCTCGTCGGTAAAAGCGGGAAAGTGGGAAAGAAAACAGTATACCGGTTTTCAAATTGCCGGAAAGACTATCGGTATCATTGGACTTGGCAGGGTGGGAAGGCAGGTTGCAAAACGTGCCAAGGCCTTAGAAATGAAGGTAATCGGGTATGATCCATTTATTTCCCAGGAAATTACATCTCAATATAGCATCAATATTACCAGGAATCTTAAAGAATTGCTTTCTCAGGCTGATTATATAACAATCCATGTGCCTTTCAATAGTGAGACTAAAAATCTTATAAGGCAACCCGAATTTTCTTGCATGAAAAAGGGCGTTCGAATTATCAACTGCGCACGGGGAGGGATTATTTCTGAAGAAGACCTTTACAATGCCATAAAAAATGGTCAGGTAGCGGGAGCTGCTATAGATGTATTCGATGTAGAACCGCCGGTAGGCAACAAATTACTCGAATTAGACCAGGTAATTGCAACCCCTCATTTAGGGGCATCAACAGAAGAGGCTCAATTTGCTGTAGCCGTTGAAGCTGCCGAACAAATGGCTGATGCGCTTACGGGAAGGGGATTTAGAAACGCGGTAAATCTTCCGCCTTACAATCCCGAAGAATATATCAACCTGAAACCCTATATCATTCTTGCAGAGAAAATGGGGTCGCTCCTTATCCAAATAGCGAAAGAAAATATACGGGCGATACATATTACTTATACAGGAGAAATCTGCAAGAAGAATGTTCGGCTCGTTACCGATAGTCTGCTTGTAGGATTGCTCAAACCTTCTCTTGAAGATGGCGTCAATCTTGTTAGTGCGCCCATTCTTTTAGCGGAGCGTGGTATTAAGGTTGATGTAACCACGAGTAACATTATCAGCGATTTTACTAGTTTGGTAACTGCAAAAATAACTACAGCAAAAGATGAACTGGTAATCTCAGGAGCAGTATTTGGCAAGAATGAGCCAAGAATTGTTGATATCAATGGCTACGGTGTAGAAGCTTCGCTGAACGAACACATGCTTGTTCTTTTTGGAAAAGATAAACCAGGCTTGATTGGTGATATTGGATCTCTTCTCGGCCGTAAAAAAATAAATATAGCCCAGATGGCGTTTGGAAGGAAAGAGATTGGCGGCAACGCTATTACGATTTTAAATGTAGATGCACTATTGCCCGTAGAATGCCTCCGGGAGATTGAAAAGTTGGGTCATATAGAATCGGCCCACCTGATCCATCTGTAA
- a CDS encoding anthranilate synthase component I has protein sequence MNNRYFPTFDEFKQLAETGKGNIIPVYRQLFADTLTPVSAFQKISDTDCAFLLESAAGGEKIARYSLLGSDPFIEFTSFGNRVEIKRGAHEQKILYAEDPLEVLHKEMKAFIPVQVQGLPKFFSCAAGYLGYDTVRYFERLPNPPHDDLSLPDIQVMFYNTIIIFDHVTKTIKVVCTAHIHKEYGEGIYTEVTQKIDRIIEKLRTPVTSLSDDITTHGEVNISFSSNFPKADFLKAVDRCKEYIRAGDIFQVVISQRLKTQTQADPFDIYRVLRVINPSPYMFYLKLGNLKLIGSSPEVMVKVEDAKITVRPIAGTRKRGKDDTEDTIFAQELITDPKERAEHIMLLDLGRNDVGRVSRYGSVHIEEKMVIEKYSHVMHITSSVCGVLQEDKNAFDSLKACLPAGTLSGAPKIRAMEIIDEIEPTKRGPYGGAVGYFDFFGNVNTCITIRTILLKNNDAYIQAGAGIVADSIPEREYEETLNKAKGLLKAIELAEKLG, from the coding sequence ATGAACAATAGATATTTTCCCACCTTTGACGAATTTAAGCAGTTGGCAGAAACCGGAAAAGGTAACATTATTCCTGTCTATCGGCAATTATTTGCAGATACCCTCACGCCGGTATCCGCATTTCAGAAGATTTCAGATACTGACTGTGCATTTTTACTTGAAAGCGCTGCGGGCGGAGAAAAGATTGCCCGCTATTCGCTTCTTGGTTCAGACCCGTTTATTGAATTTACTTCGTTTGGTAATCGTGTAGAGATAAAACGAGGCGCCCATGAGCAAAAAATACTATATGCAGAAGACCCTTTAGAGGTTTTACATAAGGAAATGAAGGCCTTTATCCCTGTTCAGGTACAGGGTCTGCCAAAATTTTTTAGCTGTGCCGCTGGTTATCTTGGGTACGATACGGTACGCTATTTTGAGCGGCTTCCCAATCCGCCTCATGATGATCTGTCGCTTCCTGATATACAGGTGATGTTTTATAATACGATAATTATATTCGATCATGTAACAAAAACTATTAAGGTTGTTTGTACAGCGCACATTCATAAAGAATATGGAGAGGGTATATATACAGAAGTAACACAAAAGATCGATCGTATCATCGAAAAACTTCGAACACCGGTAACATCTTTAAGTGATGATATTACGACTCATGGAGAAGTCAATATTTCGTTTTCTTCGAATTTCCCAAAGGCTGATTTTCTGAAAGCTGTAGATCGGTGCAAGGAATATATTCGTGCGGGGGATATATTCCAGGTAGTTATTTCTCAACGCTTAAAGACACAAACGCAGGCGGATCCATTCGATATCTACCGCGTTTTACGGGTGATCAATCCATCCCCCTATATGTTTTATTTAAAGCTGGGGAATCTGAAACTCATTGGGTCTTCACCTGAAGTTATGGTAAAGGTGGAAGATGCGAAGATTACTGTAAGGCCTATCGCCGGCACGAGAAAAAGAGGGAAAGATGATACAGAAGATACAATATTTGCTCAGGAATTGATTACAGACCCTAAAGAGCGCGCTGAGCATATCATGCTTTTAGACCTGGGAAGGAATGATGTGGGAAGGGTGTCGCGCTATGGTAGTGTACATATTGAAGAAAAGATGGTAATTGAAAAATATTCACATGTAATGCATATAACATCCAGTGTATGTGGTGTATTGCAGGAAGATAAAAATGCCTTTGATTCTTTAAAAGCATGTTTACCTGCCGGTACCTTGTCTGGCGCGCCAAAAATAAGAGCAATGGAAATTATTGATGAAATCGAGCCTACGAAGCGAGGTCCCTATGGAGGAGCTGTTGGATATTTCGATTTCTTTGGAAACGTAAATACGTGTATCACGATCCGCACTATTCTCTTAAAAAACAACGATGCTTACATCCAGGCCGGCGCCGGAATTGTTGCGGATTCTATTCCGGAACGGGAATATGAGGAGACTTTAAATAAGGCTAAGGGTCTATTGAAAGCGATAGAACTTGCAGAAAAATTAGGTTAA